A single Microbacterium protaetiae DNA region contains:
- a CDS encoding TraR/DksA family transcriptional regulator — translation MDDAHRAELRALLDERAAQVEKTLAALAADLDALAQARGDATADDEHDPEGVTLSGEWSRLQGLRTEQLRERDDLAAALVRWDAGTYGLCEGCGRPIPVGRLRVRPMATLCVSCAQSARG, via the coding sequence ATGGACGATGCGCACCGCGCGGAGCTGCGTGCTCTGCTGGATGAGCGGGCGGCGCAGGTCGAGAAGACCCTCGCCGCGCTGGCGGCCGACCTCGATGCTCTCGCCCAGGCTCGCGGCGACGCGACGGCCGACGACGAACACGATCCCGAAGGCGTGACGCTGTCGGGGGAGTGGTCGCGCTTACAGGGACTGCGCACCGAGCAGCTGCGCGAGCGCGACGATCTGGCCGCAGCCCTCGTGCGGTGGGATGCCGGAACCTACGGTCTGTGCGAAGGATGCGGTCGCCCGATCCCGGTGGGGCGGTTGCGGGTGCGCCCGATGGCGACGCTGTGCGTCTCGTGTGCCCAGAGCGCGCGCGGCTGA